The window TCGGATTCTGAGGTGCCTGTTTGCTATTGTTTTGCGTATTCGCGCCGCGCCTTGGCGAGCAGTGTCAAGGAAGATGCAGGGCAGATTCCCAACGTGATCCGTGAACATATTCAGGCGAATCGGTGTGGCTGTGAGGTCAATAATCCACAAGGTTCTTGCTGCTTGGGCAACGTGACACGATTGATCAACGCTGCTTGCGAAGTACAACACACGTGAGTTCTGCTTTTTCTCCTGCAACGTCACCTTCATGATCAAAACCTGCGAACGCCTGCCGCGAAGATCGTTGACCCCACAGGCAAGCTGGCCAAATACAGGCCCTTCCCAAGGGAAGCCCTGGTGAGCCAGAGCAGCGGAACACGGGAGATGGGTCCACTCCCTCCAAAGACAGCGTGACCCCTCAAGAGCGGAAAGGAGCGGCAACTCGTGATCGAATCACGAGTTGCCGCTTCTTGGGCCCACTGCGAATTAAGGAATGACGGGGAGAGACCGGTGGGCGGACGACCTTTCATGGTGCAGATGCTGCCGGTCTTCCCGCTGATCCCAGACGGTGACACCAGCCAGAATCAAGAGGGCTGTCATGAGCCCAAGGATGGCCCGTTGGTCGCGGGACTGGGTGTCGTGGCGCATGTGAGTCGGCGGCCCGCCACGCCAGACCCTGGTTTCACGCCGAATTGGCATTTGACCGTTCACCTGCCTCCGCCGCTTCCGCCAGGATTTCGCGGCCACCGTTGGCTGCAATGCCCGCCACGATGACGCCCAGAATCAAGTCCGGCAGATTCGAGTCCAGCCACAGCACCAGTGCGCCGGACAACACAATCGCCAGATTCACGATGGAGTCATTGTTGGTAAAGATCGCTGACGCCTTGAAATTAACATCCTCGCCCTGGTGCCGCTTCAGCAGGTGCAGACAGACCAGATTGAGCGCCGCGTTCACCGCTGCCATCGCCATCATCGCGGGGCCAATCGCGGCCTCACCCCCAAAGAACCGCCGCAGCACTTCGACAAGCAGAAGAACCGATAGACCAATCAGCAACCATCCGGACAACCGGGCTGCACGCACCTTGATGGCCGGAGTCCGGCCCACGGCGTACAAGCTGACGCCGTACACCGACGCGTCGGCCAGATTATCGAGGGCCGCCCCAATCACGGCGGTGGATGACGCCCAGACGCCCACCGTCACGCCCGCCAAGGACTGTCCAAGATTGATCAACAGCACCAGCCACAGGATCCGGCGGTCTGCGGCCTGACTCGCGTCGAGGTTGTGGCCTTCATCGTCTCGGTCTTCACTCATGCGTGGTCACCTCGTTCTGAAGCCGAGGCTGATGGGCTGCGCTTGGTCCGGAAGCTCAGCAACACGATCAGCAATACCCCCGACACCACCCACACGTCCGCGAGGTTGAAGATCGGGAAGTTGCCCTGTCCCATCAGGCGCGTGACGAACGAGAAGGTGTGGGACGACAGGGTGTCCACCACTTTTCCCAGACGCCAGCCGTCTAGGGCGTTGCTCAGGGCGCCGCTGGCCACGAGCGTCAGAGCCACGCCCATGAGTGGAGGCACGGGACGGCGCACGAGATACACGAGCAGCCCGGCCCCCACCACGAGGCGCAAGGCGGCCAGTGGCAGGGCCGCGCCAGAGAATAGGCTCCACGCAGCGCCCGTGTTGTACACCAGGCCCAGGCTCAGCACCCCTGGAATGAAATTCCGGAACTCACCCTCTGCAAAGGTCTGCACGGTCCAGAGCTTCAGTGCCTGATCCAGCAGGATGCACACCACTGCCCCGATCAGATACGCGGGCCAGTACGACCGGCGACCAACTAACCTTACCGCCACAGCGCCCACCCCAGAATGGCGGTCCCCGCCAAAATGCGGTACACCGCAAAGCCCCGGAAGTCATGGCGCGAGACATAGCGCAGCAGCCAGCCGATGGCCAGCAGCGCTGTCACAAACGACACCCCCAGTCCCACCAGCAGCGGAGCCACTTGTGTGCCGCCGAACGCGTCCCGTCCTTTCATCAGGGCGTACAGAGTCGCCAGGCCGAGTGTCGGAATCGAGAGATAGAAGGAAAAGGCGGTCGCCGTGGGCCGGTCAAGTCCAGTCAGCAGACCGCCGATGATGCTCGATGCACTCCGGGACACGCCCGGCACCAGCGCGAGGCACTGAGCGCATCCCACCAGCAGCGCCTGACGGGGGCTCACCTGCGTCAAGGCGGTGGTCTGGGCGGGAAAGGTCCGGCCCTCTATCACCCACAGGACGGCGCCGCCCACGATCAGCGAGATGGCCACTGTGATGGGAGAGAACAGATACCGCGTGATCACGTCACTGAACAGAAAGCCCAGCAGGGCCGCAGGGAGAAAAGCCAGGGCAATCCCCAACCAGAGCCGGCGCACGTCGGGACGCTGCGGCAACGCTCTCGCCTGACCCAGCAGGTCCCGGGCGTAATACACGATCACGGCGAGCACAGCCCCCAGCTGAATGACAATCTCGAAGGTGCCGCCTGTATCACGGACGTTCAGGAGATCAGCGGCGACGATGAGGTGGCCGGTGGAGGACACCGGCAGAAACTCGGTGATGCCCTCGACGAGACCCAGGACAGCAGCATTGACAGTGTTGTTCAAGAGAAAAGGTCCTTAGAGAGGGGGAATGAGGAAGGCGGCGTCACGGGGACTTACATGGCCTGAGCGTGCTCCGTCACGTCCGCGATCAGTCGCGTGACGTGGGGGCTCGCCAGTCGGTAGTAGGCGATGCGGCCCACCTTCTTGAAGGTCACCAGCCTCAAAGCGCGCAGGTGACGCAACTGGTGGCTCATGGTGGATTCGTTGATGTCCGCGATGATCGCCAGATCACACACGCACAACTCCTCCAGCGCGAGGGCCGAGAGGATGCGCAGGCGCGTGGGGTCTGAGATGACCTTCGTCAGGCTCGTGATCCGCTCAATCAGCGCGTCGTTCGGCAGTTGCGCTTCCACCCGCGCCACCGCGTCCGGGTGAACGCAGTGAATTTCGCAGTCGGCGGCGCGGTCGGCTTTCACGTCAGGCGTGGTCGTCATGCGTCATTGTCTCGCAGGGCGGTCTCCAGCAACGGGCGCTGATCGTCAAAGGTACCGAAAAAGGCCTGATCACCGATCAAGGTGACTGGGGCAATACGGACGTTCGCTCTCGCCTGCATCTCCGCGAGGGCCGCCGAATCTTCACGGACGTTTTTCTCGGTATAGGGCACCTGACGTGCCGCCAGAAAGCGTTTAATCGCTTCACAGGACGCACACCCCGGTACCGTGTAGACGGTGACGGTTTTCAGAGAGGTCATGACCTCTCCTTTCTCTCGTGCAGGCGCACGCGCAGGCCCCCCTTGGGGCGCAGGGTCAGGGAGGGGTCCGCCATCACCTGCTGCGGTTCAGACACCTCCACGTGAAAGCGCTGGGCGATAGTAGCCATCACCAGCGCCGCTTCCATCAGGGCGAAGTTGTTCCCAATGCACAGGCGCGGCCCGCCACCAAACGGGAAGTACGCATACCGGGGGAGCTGCGCCTCGAATTCAGGCGTCCAGCGCTCAGGCTGGAAGGCCAGCGGCTCCGGGTAGAACCCCGCATCTCGGTGCATGACCCACGGGCTGATCCCGACTTCTGCTCCCGCCGGGACCAGGACGTCATCGCAGCGCCAGTCAGCCTGCGGCTCGCGGGACAGCCACCAGACTGGTGGGTAAAGCCGCAGCACTTCTTTGACGATCTGGCCCGTGTAGGGGAGGCGCGGCAGGTCCTGGACCGTGGGGAGTCGGTTGCCCAGCACGCCGCGCACTTCCGCGTGCAACTTCGCTTCCACCTCAGGGTGCTGACTCAGGAGAAAGAAGCTCCAGGTGAGCGCATTGGCTGTGGTTTCATGGCCCGCCAGGAACAGCGTGACCAGTTCGTCGCGCAGTTGCGCGTCGGTCATCCCGGAGCCATCCTCGTCGCGGGCGTCCAGGAACATCGAGAGCAGATCACCGTGATCGCGACCTTCAGCGCGCCGCTCGGCCACCAGCGCGAGGATGAGTGTGTCGAGTTCCTGCACAGCCTTGCGCAGGCGCCCCTCACCCGGCACAGGCAGGTGAATGGGCAAGCGCTCCATGAGGGCCCGTACGGCACTCGTCATCTGATGGGAGTATTCGTCGAGCACCGTGTTCACCGCTCGGCTGACGTTCTGCGCGCGCGGATCACCATGCAGATCGACATCAAACACCGTCTGCGTGATGATCTCCATGGTGAGGTGCATCATCGCCTCACTCAGGTTCAGATCCTGTCCGTCCTGCCAGCCCTGCAACTGACGGTCGGCGAAGCGCACCATGGTCTCGCCGTACGACGCGATGCGGGCACGGTGAAAAGCCGGCTGGGCCAGCCGGCGCTGACGCAACCAGAACTCCCCTTCACTTGTCACCAGCCCATTCCCCAGGACCAGGCGCATGAGGGGGTGGCGCTGGTACCCCTTTTGGAAGGTGCGACCCGTGTTCACCAGTACCTCCTCGACCTGGGCCGGATCGGTGACGATATAGGTGTCACGTGCCGACTCGATACGGATTTTCACGCCGCAGCCGTACTGCTGAGTGACGCGGTCGAGGAAACCCAGGGGATCACGGCCGAAGTCGAGGAGGTTGCCGAGCACAGGCAAGGGCGGAGGACCGGCAAGTGTGGGCATAGGATCTCCTTTCAGCTGGGACGGAAGCGCAGCAGGCGCAGGGCGTTGGCAGTCACGAGGACGGTTGCACCGGTGTCGCTGAGGATGGCGGGCCACAGTCCCGTGATGCCGAGCAGGGTGGTCACCAAGAAGATGGCCTTGAGGCCTAAGGCGAACGTGACGTTCTGGCGGATGTTGGTCATGACCGCACGGGAGAGCTGCACGAGGTCACTCACGCCCATGACACTGTGGCGCAGCAGGGCAGCATCCGCTGTTTCTAGTGCCACGTCGGTTCCGCCGCCCATGGCGATGCCCACATCGCTCTGAGCGAGGGCAGGTGCGTCGTTGATGCCGTCCCCGACCATGGCGACCTTGCCGCTTCTCTTGAGTTCCGCGATGCGCCGGAGTTTGTCTTCCGGCATCAGTTCTGCTTCGACGTCCAGTCCAAGGTCACCCGCGATCGCGTGGCCCGTGCGGGCGTTGTCGCCGGTCAGCATGACCGAGCGCACGCCCAGAGCGGTGAGTTTCGCGATGGCGGCCTTGGCATGCGCACGGGGCTCGTCACGAATCGCCAGGAGACCCAGGGGCGCCGCACCGTCGAGCAGCACCACGACCGTTTTGCCCTGATGTTCCAACACTTCGATGCGCCCGAGCACGTCCGGCGCCACCGGCGCCAACTCCTGCGCGTACCGGGGAGAGCCGACGGCCAGCGTGCGGCCACCCACCGTCGCCGTCACGGCTTTGCCGGGAATGGCGCGGGCATTCTCGGCGGTGAGGATGGTCTGCCCTTTTGCCCGGTCCAGGATGGCTTTGGCCAGGGGGTGGGCGCTGCCGGTTTCCACGGCGGCGGCCAGGGTGACCACGTCCTGTTCTGAAGCACTCAGGGGAATGACGTCCGTGACCTGAGGCTTGTTCTCGGTGAGGGTGCCAGTCTTATCAAACGCAATGGTGTTCACGCTGCCGATGGTTTCGAGCGCGGCGCCGCCCTTGATCAGTAGGCCCTGCCGGGCGCCGGCACTGATGCCGCTCGTGACGGCGGCGGGCACGCTGAGCACCAGGGCGCAGGGGCAGGCGATCAGGAGAAGTGCCACACCTTTGTAGATCCATTCATTCCAGTCCTGTCCGAACAACAGGGGCGGAATGACAGCGAACAGGAAGGCCACGGCCATGGCTGCCGGGGTGTACCAGCGGGAAAAGCGGTCGAGGAAGCGGGCGGTGGGTGCTTTGCTGCTTTCAGCTTCCTCGACCAGATGGATGATGCGGGCGATCGTGTTGTCCGACGCGCCCCTGTCCACCCGCACGGTGAGCACCCCGTCCGTGTTGATGCTGCCGGCGTAGACCTGGTCTCCCGTGCTCTTGTGGACGGGGACGCTTTCACCAGTCACAGGGCTGTCGTCCAGGTTGGAGTTGCCTTCCGTGATGGTGCCGTCAGCGGGGACGCGGCCCCCGGGCTGCACCCGGACGAGTTGACCCACCTGCAGTGATTCGACGGGGACTTCCTGGGTCTGGGTGCCGCTCAGAAGCAGGGCGGTTTTGGGGGCCAGCGCGGCCAGGGCCTGAATGCCGGCCCGGGCGCGGCCGGCGGCGACGTTCTCCAGCAGTTCGCCAATCGCGAACAGGAAGACCACGAGCGCGCCTTCAGCGGCTTCCCCAATGGCGACGGCACCGATGGCGGCCACGCTGATCAGGGTATTGATGGTGAAGGGCTCGCCGAGACGGGTACTGGCGACGGCTTTGAGCAGCAGGGGCCAGACGCCGATCAGGGTGGCGGCCGCGTACGCGTAGAAAGCAAAGGATGGCGCGACCAGACTCAGCACGAAGGCCAGGGCGAAGAGGGCGCCCGTGAGCAGGACATTGCGGCCCTTGCTCGTCTGGTGCCAGGGGAGTTCGACGCGGGCGGGTCGGGGAGCGGAGGGCGTGCCAGGGGTGGCCTGAGCATCCTCCTGGAGGTCTGGTGGGTACCCGATGGAGCGTAGGGTCTGTTCGAGTTGGGCGCGGGACGTCTTGGTCTCGTCGAGCGTGAGACTCAGCGTCTGCGTGGTGAAACTGACTTTGGGCTCTCCGGCACCGGGCAGGCGGCTAACCACGCCCTGCACTTTGTTGGCGCAGTCGGCACAGTCCATGTTATTGACGAAGTAACGAAGCGTCTGGGCAGCGGGAGCTGCGGGAGCGTTCTCCAGGACGGGTGGGTAGCCCAGGGACCGGAGGGTGTGCTCCAGTTTCTCGCGGGGCAGTTGCGTTTCGTCCAGAGTCAGGCTCAGGGTCTGGGTGGTGAAGTTGACACGGGGGTCACCGACGCCGGGCAGACGCGTGAGGGCACTTTGCACAGTGCGGGCGCAGTCGGCGCAGTCCATGCGCTCCACGAAGTAGCGCAGTGGCGTGCCTGGGGTGGAGGGGGAGGCGGTCATGCCTTACGATATCTGTATGAGTGTACAGATATCAAGTGCAGCGAAGATGCTGCACTTTGGAAGAGGCGTCGGGGCGGGTGACGCCAGCTCGTCCTGGACCCTGGTGGTCTCCGTCGTTCTGGGCGTCCTGCTGGCCTTGACGGCCGTGCCATTTGCGTGGAGCGCACTCACGCCTCTGGCTCTCGCGGCGCTGCTGCTGTGGGTGTGCACGCCGGCCAATCCCACGGCTGTTGCCGCCCGGCTCTTCTGGAGCATGACGGCTTTTTTCAGCCTCCACCTGCTGTTCTTACCTCTCAGTTTTGCACCGCTGTTCGGCGCGTTGAGCGTGCTGCTGTTCCCGCTCCTGTTCGCTGTCGAGGGCGGCTTCTATGCCCTTATGGGATATTTGGTGGCCCTGCTGGCCCCGACGTTTCTTGGCCGCGTGTGGGGTGTGGCCTTCGGGTGGGTCATTCTGGAATGGCTCCGTCACCTGGGTCCGTTTGCTTTTCCTTGGGGCACGCTGGGGTACGCGCTTCTGCCCACGCCACTGATTCAGGTGGCTGACCTGGGTGGGGTGCTGCTCGCCAGTTTGCTCATCACGACTCTTGCGGCGGCCCTCGCCAGCCTGGCCGTACGGGAAGTTCGGCCGCTCGCGCTTACTTTTCCCGTCTGGGGTCTGGCGCTCGGGTATGGCCTCACCCGCCCCGAGGTGGCGCCGCCCACGCACCGCGCCCTGCTGGTGCAGGGCAATTTGAATCCGCTCGATAAAGTG of the Deinococcus arcticus genome contains:
- a CDS encoding putative iron-sulfur cluster-binding metallochaperone, with protein sequence MNALLPPCPLNGKSGKVVKLITLKALLTPQALTRLTPVETYHFCSDPECPVVYYSVLHSFRIDDIKVPVFQKDSDSEVPVCYCFAYSRRALASSVKEDAGQIPNVIREHIQANRCGCEVNNPQGSCCLGNVTRLINAACEVQHT
- a CDS encoding cation transporter is translated as MSEDRDDEGHNLDASQAADRRILWLVLLINLGQSLAGVTVGVWASSTAVIGAALDNLADASVYGVSLYAVGRTPAIKVRAARLSGWLLIGLSVLLLVEVLRRFFGGEAAIGPAMMAMAAVNAALNLVCLHLLKRHQGEDVNFKASAIFTNNDSIVNLAIVLSGALVLWLDSNLPDLILGVIVAGIAANGGREILAEAAEAGERSNANSA
- the lspA gene encoding signal peptidase II, yielding MAVRLVGRRSYWPAYLIGAVVCILLDQALKLWTVQTFAEGEFRNFIPGVLSLGLVYNTGAAWSLFSGAALPLAALRLVVGAGLLVYLVRRPVPPLMGVALTLVASGALSNALDGWRLGKVVDTLSSHTFSFVTRLMGQGNFPIFNLADVWVVSGVLLIVLLSFRTKRSPSASASERGDHA
- a CDS encoding undecaprenyl-diphosphate phosphatase translates to MNNTVNAAVLGLVEGITEFLPVSSTGHLIVAADLLNVRDTGGTFEIVIQLGAVLAVIVYYARDLLGQARALPQRPDVRRLWLGIALAFLPAALLGFLFSDVITRYLFSPITVAISLIVGGAVLWVIEGRTFPAQTTALTQVSPRQALLVGCAQCLALVPGVSRSASSIIGGLLTGLDRPTATAFSFYLSIPTLGLATLYALMKGRDAFGGTQVAPLLVGLGVSFVTALLAIGWLLRYVSRHDFRGFAVYRILAGTAILGWALWR
- a CDS encoding ArsR/SmtB family transcription factor, with the translated sequence MTTTPDVKADRAADCEIHCVHPDAVARVEAQLPNDALIERITSLTKVISDPTRLRILSALALEELCVCDLAIIADINESTMSHQLRHLRALRLVTFKKVGRIAYYRLASPHVTRLIADVTEHAQAM
- a CDS encoding glutaredoxin family protein, which translates into the protein MTSLKTVTVYTVPGCASCEAIKRFLAARQVPYTEKNVREDSAALAEMQARANVRIAPVTLIGDQAFFGTFDDQRPLLETALRDNDA
- a CDS encoding cytochrome P450, whose translation is MPTLAGPPPLPVLGNLLDFGRDPLGFLDRVTQQYGCGVKIRIESARDTYIVTDPAQVEEVLVNTGRTFQKGYQRHPLMRLVLGNGLVTSEGEFWLRQRRLAQPAFHRARIASYGETMVRFADRQLQGWQDGQDLNLSEAMMHLTMEIITQTVFDVDLHGDPRAQNVSRAVNTVLDEYSHQMTSAVRALMERLPIHLPVPGEGRLRKAVQELDTLILALVAERRAEGRDHGDLLSMFLDARDEDGSGMTDAQLRDELVTLFLAGHETTANALTWSFFLLSQHPEVEAKLHAEVRGVLGNRLPTVQDLPRLPYTGQIVKEVLRLYPPVWWLSREPQADWRCDDVLVPAGAEVGISPWVMHRDAGFYPEPLAFQPERWTPEFEAQLPRYAYFPFGGGPRLCIGNNFALMEAALVMATIAQRFHVEVSEPQQVMADPSLTLRPKGGLRVRLHERKERS
- a CDS encoding heavy metal translocating P-type ATPase, with translation MTASPSTPGTPLRYFVERMDCADCARTVQSALTRLPGVGDPRVNFTTQTLSLTLDETQLPREKLEHTLRSLGYPPVLENAPAAPAAQTLRYFVNNMDCADCANKVQGVVSRLPGAGEPKVSFTTQTLSLTLDETKTSRAQLEQTLRSIGYPPDLQEDAQATPGTPSAPRPARVELPWHQTSKGRNVLLTGALFALAFVLSLVAPSFAFYAYAAATLIGVWPLLLKAVASTRLGEPFTINTLISVAAIGAVAIGEAAEGALVVFLFAIGELLENVAAGRARAGIQALAALAPKTALLLSGTQTQEVPVESLQVGQLVRVQPGGRVPADGTITEGNSNLDDSPVTGESVPVHKSTGDQVYAGSINTDGVLTVRVDRGASDNTIARIIHLVEEAESSKAPTARFLDRFSRWYTPAAMAVAFLFAVIPPLLFGQDWNEWIYKGVALLLIACPCALVLSVPAAVTSGISAGARQGLLIKGGAALETIGSVNTIAFDKTGTLTENKPQVTDVIPLSASEQDVVTLAAAVETGSAHPLAKAILDRAKGQTILTAENARAIPGKAVTATVGGRTLAVGSPRYAQELAPVAPDVLGRIEVLEHQGKTVVVLLDGAAPLGLLAIRDEPRAHAKAAIAKLTALGVRSVMLTGDNARTGHAIAGDLGLDVEAELMPEDKLRRIAELKRSGKVAMVGDGINDAPALAQSDVGIAMGGGTDVALETADAALLRHSVMGVSDLVQLSRAVMTNIRQNVTFALGLKAIFLVTTLLGITGLWPAILSDTGATVLVTANALRLLRFRPS